Proteins encoded together in one Candidatus Lariskella endosymbiont of Epinotia ramella window:
- a CDS encoding RNA pyrophosphohydrolase, whose amino-acid sequence MAATNSSYRKGVGIMLVNKNGLILAGQRIDCEIPAWQMPQGGMHEGEAPLQAAFRELYEEVMVPKESVELIAESKQWLKYDLPKEMINELWDGMYIGQIQKWFLMRFLANDSDIKVDTANQEFKSWQWVTQDLLIDSIIDFKKELYLSIIAELYCKI is encoded by the coding sequence ATGGCGGCAACAAATTCTAGCTATAGAAAAGGCGTAGGAATAATGCTTGTTAATAAAAATGGTCTAATACTTGCGGGACAACGTATAGATTGTGAAATCCCAGCATGGCAAATGCCACAAGGCGGCATGCATGAAGGAGAAGCACCTCTACAAGCCGCATTTCGAGAACTATATGAAGAAGTCATGGTACCAAAAGAAAGTGTCGAACTGATAGCGGAAAGCAAACAATGGCTTAAGTATGATCTACCAAAGGAAATGATTAATGAACTCTGGGATGGAATGTATATAGGACAAATTCAAAAATGGTTTCTAATGCGTTTCTTAGCTAATGACTCTGACATTAAAGTTGATACAGCAAATCAAGAATTCAAGAGTTGGCAATGGGTCACTCAGGACTTATTAATAGATAGCATAATAGATTTTAAAAAAGAGTTATATTTATCGATTATTGCAGAGCTATACTGTAAAATCTAA